In Cupriavidus basilensis, one genomic interval encodes:
- the mlaE gene encoding lipid asymmetry maintenance ABC transporter permease subunit MlaE: MTGFFTSIGSAVRQSVSGLGHATRMFFTVLAMSPALLRRFRLVSDQIFFVGNLSLVIIAVSGLFVGFVLGLQGYYTLNRYGSEQALGLLVALSLVRELGPVVTALLFAGRAGTSLTAEIGLMKAGEQLTAMEMMAVNPLQRVIAPRFWAGVVAMPVLAAIFSAVGILGGYVVGVQMIGVDAGAFWSQMQNGVDVRNDVLNGVIKSFIFGVAVTFIALYQGYQAKPTPEGVSRATTRTVVIASLAVLALDFLLTALMFS, from the coding sequence ATGACGGGATTTTTCACGAGCATCGGCTCCGCGGTGCGGCAGTCGGTCAGCGGCCTGGGTCATGCTACGCGCATGTTTTTCACGGTACTGGCGATGTCTCCGGCGCTGCTGCGCCGCTTCCGGCTGGTGAGCGACCAGATTTTCTTTGTCGGCAACCTGTCGCTGGTGATCATTGCGGTCTCCGGCCTGTTTGTCGGCTTCGTGCTGGGTTTGCAGGGCTATTACACGCTAAATCGCTATGGCTCCGAGCAGGCGCTGGGGCTGCTGGTGGCACTGTCGCTGGTGCGCGAGCTGGGCCCGGTGGTGACGGCGCTGCTGTTCGCCGGCCGCGCGGGCACGTCACTCACCGCCGAGATCGGCCTGATGAAGGCCGGTGAGCAGCTCACCGCCATGGAAATGATGGCGGTCAATCCGCTGCAGCGCGTGATTGCGCCGCGCTTCTGGGCTGGCGTGGTTGCCATGCCGGTGCTGGCGGCGATTTTCAGCGCCGTTGGCATCCTGGGTGGCTATGTGGTCGGGGTGCAGATGATCGGCGTGGACGCGGGCGCGTTCTGGTCGCAGATGCAAAACGGCGTGGATGTTCGCAATGACGTGCTCAATGGCGTCATAAAGAGCTTCATTTTTGGCGTCGCGGTGACGTTTATAGCGTTGTACCAGGGCTATCAGGCCAAGCCGACGCCGGAAGGCGTGTCGCGCGCCACCACGCGCACTGTCGTGATTGCCTCGCTGGCGGTGCTGGCGCTGGATTTCCTGCTGACTGCGCTGATGTTCAGCTGA
- a CDS encoding ABC transporter ATP-binding protein, producing the protein MTDSASNLVELQSVDFAYTAGGKPILSGLSMRFPRGKVVAVMGGSGCGKTTVMRLIGGQVRPQSGQVLFNGANIPALDRHDLYAVRRQMGMLFQFGALFTDLSVFDNVAFPLREHTDLPESMIRDLVLMKLNAVGLRGARELMPSEISGGMARRVALARAIALDPALLMYDEPFAGLDPISLGLTARLIRSLNDALGATTIIVSHDVNETFLIADYVYFIANGRIAAEGEPEALRASTDPFVHQFVHAEPDGPVPFHYPGPSLAEDFVSGAGR; encoded by the coding sequence GTGACCGATTCCGCCTCAAACCTCGTCGAGCTCCAATCTGTCGATTTCGCCTATACGGCGGGCGGCAAGCCAATCCTGTCGGGCCTTAGCATGCGCTTCCCGCGCGGCAAGGTGGTGGCTGTCATGGGCGGCTCCGGCTGCGGCAAGACCACCGTGATGCGCCTGATCGGCGGCCAGGTCAGGCCGCAGAGCGGCCAGGTGCTGTTCAACGGCGCTAATATTCCCGCCCTCGACCGTCATGACCTGTATGCCGTGCGGCGGCAGATGGGCATGCTGTTCCAGTTTGGCGCGTTGTTCACCGATCTCTCCGTGTTCGATAACGTTGCCTTCCCGTTGCGCGAACATACCGACTTGCCCGAGTCAATGATCCGCGACCTGGTGCTGATGAAGCTCAACGCCGTCGGCCTGCGCGGCGCGCGCGAGCTGATGCCGTCGGAGATCTCCGGTGGCATGGCGCGCCGGGTGGCGCTGGCCCGGGCGATCGCACTCGATCCGGCCCTGCTGATGTATGACGAGCCGTTTGCCGGCCTCGACCCGATCTCGCTGGGCCTGACCGCGCGCCTGATCCGCAGCCTGAACGACGCGCTGGGAGCTACTACCATCATCGTGTCGCATGACGTCAACGAGACTTTTCTCATCGCCGACTACGTCTATTTCATTGCAAATGGCCGCATTGCCGCCGAAGGCGAGCCCGAGGCCCTGCGTGCCTCGACGGATCCCTTCGTGCATCAGTTCGTCCATGCCGAGCCCGACGGCCCGGTCCCGTTCCACTATCCGGGGCCGTCGCTGGCCGAGGACTTCGTGAGCGGGGCCGGACGATGA
- a CDS encoding Bug family tripartite tricarboxylate transporter substrate binding protein, translating to MPACPPLFSHVRHALFLAALVLAASGSGLARPVTVPATPAAASARPISFPVRPIRLIVPFPAGGVPDAVARLLAERLAVRLGVPVDVDNRPGAGGTTAGDVVAKASSDGHTLLFHQATMLIQPGLEPVPYDVVRDFTPVARVATMPLFLVIDARLPMRTPQQWLAAVNASPGSYSYGSGQAGSPSHLYAQYAVHGVPNGVPLVTAKGEAAVVQEMLAGRVSACFCAFASVQAQVKSGNLRLLGVTGVARSQLAPTVPTLQESGVDGYGAAAWYGVIAPAKTPHAIVARIASELDGVMGEREVRDRLLAAGLTPLRDSPEAFATAIRSESIQWQVILRQTGGPTEP from the coding sequence ATGCCGGCTTGTCCGCCGTTGTTTTCGCACGTCAGGCATGCGCTGTTCCTCGCTGCCCTGGTGCTTGCCGCGAGTGGGTCCGGTCTGGCCCGACCGGTCACCGTGCCGGCTACCCCGGCGGCGGCGTCTGCGCGCCCGATATCGTTTCCCGTCCGCCCCATTCGCCTGATTGTGCCTTTTCCGGCAGGTGGCGTGCCGGATGCCGTGGCGCGCCTGCTGGCCGAGCGCCTGGCGGTACGCCTCGGCGTGCCGGTCGACGTCGACAACCGGCCCGGCGCGGGCGGCACCACGGCGGGAGATGTGGTGGCCAAGGCCAGTTCCGACGGGCATACCCTGCTGTTTCACCAGGCCACCATGCTGATCCAGCCCGGCCTGGAGCCGGTGCCTTATGACGTAGTGCGCGACTTCACGCCGGTGGCGCGGGTCGCGACCATGCCGCTGTTCCTGGTGATCGATGCACGCCTGCCCATGCGCACGCCGCAGCAATGGCTCGCCGCGGTCAATGCCAGTCCGGGCTCCTACAGCTACGGTTCCGGCCAGGCCGGCAGCCCCTCGCACCTCTATGCCCAATACGCTGTGCATGGTGTGCCAAACGGGGTGCCGCTGGTTACGGCCAAGGGCGAGGCGGCGGTGGTGCAGGAGATGCTGGCAGGGCGCGTCAGCGCTTGCTTCTGCGCGTTTGCTTCCGTCCAGGCCCAGGTCAAGAGCGGCAATCTGCGCCTGCTCGGCGTAACTGGTGTGGCGCGTTCGCAACTGGCGCCCACGGTGCCCACGCTGCAGGAGTCGGGGGTGGATGGCTACGGCGCGGCGGCCTGGTACGGCGTCATTGCCCCGGCCAAGACACCGCACGCCATCGTGGCGCGGATCGCCAGCGAGCTCGACGGCGTGATGGGTGAGCGCGAGGTGCGGGATCGCCTGCTGGCTGCCGGCCTGACGCCGTTGCGCGATTCGCCGGAAGCCTTTGCGACAGCGATCCGGTCGGAGTCGATCCAGTGGCAGGTGATCTTGCGGCAAACTGGCGGGCCTACTGAACCTTGA
- a CDS encoding GNAT family N-acetyltransferase: MREYTPRPMLATDLPAVLEIQAQCYRGMLLESAAALGSRLALSPATCWVAAGRDGELAAYLFTHMWPQDSLPALDGMLERHWERAGEPASTLTWFVHDMAVAPAGQGRGLAPTLYAAARAAALAAGLRSSRLVAVQSAAAWWRRLGYENLTPPSAAVSAKLSAYGDDAVLMGRTLQPG, translated from the coding sequence ATGCGTGAATACACTCCTCGGCCCATGCTGGCCACCGACCTGCCCGCCGTGCTGGAAATCCAGGCCCAGTGCTATCGCGGCATGCTGCTTGAGTCCGCCGCGGCCCTCGGCAGCCGCCTGGCGCTGTCGCCCGCCACTTGCTGGGTGGCCGCCGGCCGGGACGGCGAGCTGGCAGCCTATCTGTTTACCCACATGTGGCCGCAGGACAGCCTGCCAGCACTCGACGGGATGCTGGAGCGGCACTGGGAACGCGCAGGTGAGCCGGCCAGCACGCTGACCTGGTTCGTGCACGATATGGCGGTGGCACCCGCGGGCCAGGGCCGCGGCCTGGCGCCAACGCTCTACGCCGCGGCCCGCGCGGCCGCACTCGCTGCCGGATTGCGCTCGTCGCGGCTGGTCGCCGTGCAATCGGCTGCGGCATGGTGGCGCAGACTCGGGTACGAGAATTTGACGCCTCCCAGCGCTGCCGTGTCCGCCAAACTGTCGGCTTACGGCGACGATGCCGTGCTGATGGGCCGTACGCTGCAGCCAGGCTGA
- a CDS encoding glutamate synthase subunit beta, which translates to MGKATGFLEFPRQNEGYEPVTKRVKHYKEFVFALSDSEAKIQGARCMDCGIPFCNNGCPVNNIIPDFNDLVYRQDWKSAIEVLHQTNNFPEFTGRICPAPCEAACTLGINEAPVGIKSIEHAIIDKAWEEGWVAPQPPKHKTGKTVAVVGSGPAGMAVAQQLARAGHDVTVFEKNDRIGGLLRYGIPDFKLEKWLIDRRMEQMQAEGVTFRAGVMVTDGELPAGIKNYARETISAQALQDQFDAVVLAGGSEVPRDLPVPGRDLDGIHYALEFLIPQNKEVAGDEPNALRADGKHVIVIGGGDTGSDCVGTSNRHGAESVVQFELLPQPPEEENKALVWPYWPIKLRTSSSHEEGCSRDWSVATKEFIGENGKITALKACRVEWKDGKMQEVPDSEFILKADLVLLAMGFTNPVGSLLSAFGVDTDARKNARASTEGDRAYHTNVPKVFAAGDVRRGQSLVVWAIREGRQAARSVDAFLMGHSELPR; encoded by the coding sequence ATGGGTAAGGCGACTGGCTTTCTCGAATTTCCGCGCCAGAACGAAGGTTACGAGCCCGTAACCAAGCGCGTGAAGCACTACAAGGAATTCGTATTCGCGCTGTCCGACAGCGAAGCGAAGATCCAGGGCGCGCGCTGCATGGACTGCGGTATCCCGTTCTGCAACAACGGCTGCCCGGTCAACAACATCATCCCCGACTTCAACGACCTGGTGTATCGCCAGGACTGGAAGTCGGCGATCGAGGTGCTGCACCAGACCAACAACTTCCCCGAGTTCACGGGCCGCATCTGCCCGGCACCATGCGAAGCTGCCTGTACCCTCGGCATCAATGAAGCACCGGTTGGCATCAAGTCGATCGAGCACGCCATCATCGACAAGGCCTGGGAAGAAGGCTGGGTTGCCCCGCAGCCGCCCAAGCACAAGACTGGCAAGACCGTTGCCGTGGTCGGCTCCGGCCCCGCCGGCATGGCCGTCGCCCAGCAGCTGGCGCGCGCCGGGCACGATGTGACCGTGTTCGAGAAGAACGACCGCATCGGTGGCCTGCTGCGCTACGGCATCCCCGACTTCAAGCTCGAGAAGTGGCTGATCGACCGCCGCATGGAACAGATGCAGGCCGAAGGCGTGACCTTCCGTGCCGGCGTGATGGTGACCGACGGCGAACTGCCTGCCGGCATCAAGAACTATGCGCGTGAGACCATCTCGGCCCAGGCCCTGCAAGACCAGTTCGACGCCGTGGTGCTGGCGGGTGGCTCGGAAGTGCCGCGCGACCTGCCGGTCCCCGGGCGCGACCTCGACGGTATCCATTACGCGCTGGAATTCCTGATCCCGCAGAACAAGGAAGTGGCCGGCGACGAGCCCAACGCGCTGCGCGCCGATGGCAAGCACGTGATCGTGATCGGTGGCGGCGATACCGGCTCCGACTGCGTGGGTACGTCGAACCGCCACGGTGCGGAATCGGTCGTCCAGTTCGAGCTGCTGCCGCAGCCGCCGGAGGAAGAGAACAAGGCGCTGGTATGGCCGTACTGGCCGATCAAGCTGCGCACCTCGTCCTCGCACGAGGAAGGCTGCAGTCGCGACTGGTCGGTCGCCACCAAGGAGTTCATTGGCGAGAACGGCAAGATCACCGCGCTCAAGGCCTGCCGCGTCGAGTGGAAGGACGGCAAGATGCAGGAAGTGCCGGACAGCGAGTTCATCCTTAAGGCGGATCTCGTGCTGCTGGCCATGGGCTTCACCAACCCGGTGGGCTCGCTGCTCTCCGCTTTCGGCGTGGATACCGATGCGCGCAAGAACGCCCGTGCCAGCACCGAAGGCGATCGTGCGTATCACACCAACGTGCCCAAGGTGTTCGCCGCTGGCGACGTGCGCCGCGGCCAGTCGCTGGTGGTGTGGGCGATCCGCGAAGGCCGCCAGGCCGCACGTTCGGTCGATGCCTTCCTGATGGGGCATTCCGAGCTGCCGCGCTGA
- a CDS encoding glutamate synthase-related protein — MAQAQAAESAAAAHAPVSRPQAQGMYDPANEKDACGVGMVAHIKGKKSHEIVLQGLKILENLDHRGAVGADALMGDGAGILIQIPDQFYREDMAKQGVTLPPSGEYGVGMIFLPKEHASRLACEQELERTVRLEGQVVLGWRDVPVDAAMPMSPTVRTTEPVIRQIFIGRGRDIMTTDALERKLYVIRKTASHAIQALKLKHGKEYFVPSMSARTVVYKGLLLATQVGEYYLDLQDPRAVSALALVHQRFSTNTFPAWELAHPYRMVAHNGEINTVKGNVNWVNARTGAISSPVLGDDLPKLWPLIYPGQSDTASFDNCLELLTMAGYPLVHAMMMMIPEAWEQHTMMDDNRRAFYEYHAAMMEPWDGPAAICFTDGRQIGATLDRNGLRPARFYVTEDDIVVLASEAGVLPFPESRIVQKWRLQPGKMFLIDMEQGRIIDDKELKDNLANAKPYKSWIDAVRIKLDELDAKPEDVAAEKKPDARLLDRQQAFGYTQEDVKFLMAPMALAGEEATGSMGNDSPLAVLSSKNKTLYHYFKQLFAQVTNPPIDPIRENMVMSLVSFIGPKPNLLELNNINPPMRLEVSQPVLDFKDIAKIRNIEHYTGGKFRSYELNICYPQAWGKEGIEARLASLCAEAVDAVRSGYNILIVSDRRVDAEHVAIPALLATSAIHHHLVDKGLRTSAGLVVETGTAREVHHFALLAGYGAEAVHPYLAMETLADMAQGLSGDLSPEKAVKNFVKAIGKGLQKVMSKMGISTYMSYTGAQIFEAIGLSRELVQKYFHGTATNVEGIGIFEVAEEALRLHQDAFGDNPVLDTMLETGGEYAYRVRGEAHMWTPDSVAKLQHAVRADDGKGAYQTYKEYANIINDQSRRHMTLRGLFEFKVDPTRAIALEEVEPAKEIVKRFATGAMSLGSISTEAHATLAVAMNRIGGKSNTGEGGEDANRYRNELRGIPIKQGDTLQGLLGSEAVVRDQELQAGDSLRSKIKQVASGRFGVTAEYLASADQIQIKMAQGAKPGEGGQLPGHKVSDYIGKLRYSVPGVGLISPPPHHDIYSIEDLAQLIHDLKNVNPASDISVKLVSEVGVGTVAAGVAKAKADHVVIAGHDGGTGASPLSSIKHAGTPWELGLAETQQTLMLNGLRNRIRVQADGQMKTGRDVVIGALLGADEFGFATAPLVAEGCIMMRKCHLNTCPVGVATQDPALRAKFQGKPEHVVNFFFFIAEEAREIMAQLGIRTFDELIGRADLLDTKPGIEHWKARGLDFSRVFYQAPFPAEVPRFHTDVQDHGLSLEAGKALDHVLIAKARPAIDKGERVSFIQPVKNVNRTVGAMLSGVVAKQYGHEGLPDDTIHIQLQGTAGQSFGAFLAHGVTLDLVGDGNDYVGKGLSGGRVIVRAPHEFRGDPTRNIIVGNTVLYGAIAGEAFFNGVAGERFAVRNSGAAAVVEGTGDHGCEYMTGGTVVVLGGTGRNFAAGMSGGMAYVYDEDGLFDKRCNTSMVALETVLAAADQEKGQSPASWHKVGGQRQLDEVILKGLIEQHFRFTGSERAKALLADWTTARRKFVKVFPTEYKRALGEMYAKEQEAKDSDREAIAA; from the coding sequence ATGGCCCAAGCGCAGGCCGCAGAGTCTGCCGCCGCTGCGCATGCGCCTGTCTCGCGTCCGCAAGCCCAGGGCATGTACGACCCCGCCAATGAAAAAGACGCCTGCGGCGTCGGCATGGTTGCTCATATCAAGGGCAAGAAGAGCCATGAGATCGTCCTGCAAGGCCTGAAGATCCTGGAAAACCTGGATCACCGCGGCGCGGTCGGCGCCGATGCGCTGATGGGCGACGGTGCGGGTATCCTGATCCAGATCCCGGACCAGTTCTACCGCGAAGACATGGCCAAGCAGGGCGTGACCCTGCCGCCGTCCGGCGAGTACGGCGTGGGCATGATCTTCCTGCCGAAGGAGCACGCCTCCCGCCTGGCCTGCGAGCAGGAGCTCGAGCGCACCGTGCGCCTGGAAGGCCAGGTCGTGCTGGGCTGGCGCGATGTGCCGGTGGACGCCGCCATGCCGATGTCGCCGACGGTGCGCACCACCGAGCCGGTGATCCGCCAGATCTTCATCGGTCGCGGCCGCGACATCATGACCACGGACGCGCTGGAACGTAAGCTCTACGTGATCCGCAAGACCGCCAGCCACGCCATCCAGGCGCTCAAGCTCAAGCACGGCAAGGAATACTTCGTGCCGTCGATGTCGGCGCGCACGGTCGTGTACAAGGGCCTGCTGCTGGCAACGCAAGTTGGCGAGTACTACCTGGACCTGCAGGACCCGCGCGCCGTCTCGGCCCTGGCCCTGGTGCACCAGCGCTTCTCCACCAACACCTTCCCGGCCTGGGAACTGGCCCACCCGTACCGCATGGTCGCCCACAACGGCGAAATCAACACGGTCAAGGGCAACGTGAACTGGGTCAACGCACGGACCGGCGCGATCTCGTCGCCGGTGCTGGGCGACGACCTGCCCAAGCTGTGGCCGCTGATCTATCCCGGCCAGTCGGACACGGCATCGTTCGACAACTGCCTCGAACTGCTGACGATGGCCGGCTACCCGCTCGTCCACGCCATGATGATGATGATCCCGGAAGCCTGGGAACAGCACACCATGATGGACGACAACCGCCGCGCCTTCTACGAGTACCACGCCGCCATGATGGAGCCCTGGGACGGCCCTGCCGCGATCTGCTTCACCGATGGCCGCCAGATCGGCGCCACGCTGGACCGTAACGGCCTGCGCCCGGCACGTTTCTATGTGACCGAGGACGACATCGTGGTGCTGGCTTCGGAAGCCGGCGTGCTGCCGTTCCCCGAATCGCGCATCGTGCAGAAGTGGCGCCTCCAGCCGGGCAAGATGTTCCTGATCGACATGGAGCAAGGCCGCATCATCGACGACAAGGAGCTCAAGGACAACCTGGCCAACGCCAAGCCCTACAAGAGCTGGATCGACGCCGTGCGCATCAAGCTCGACGAGCTCGATGCCAAGCCCGAGGACGTGGCTGCCGAGAAGAAGCCCGACGCACGCCTGCTGGATCGCCAGCAAGCCTTCGGCTACACGCAGGAAGACGTCAAGTTCCTGATGGCGCCGATGGCGCTGGCCGGCGAGGAAGCCACCGGCTCGATGGGCAATGACAGCCCGCTGGCCGTGCTGTCGTCCAAGAACAAGACGCTGTACCACTACTTCAAGCAGCTGTTCGCCCAGGTCACCAACCCGCCGATCGATCCGATCCGCGAGAACATGGTGATGTCGCTGGTGTCCTTCATCGGACCCAAGCCCAACCTGCTCGAGCTGAACAACATCAACCCGCCGATGCGCCTCGAAGTGTCCCAGCCCGTGCTGGACTTCAAGGACATCGCCAAGATCCGCAATATCGAGCACTACACCGGCGGCAAGTTCCGTTCGTATGAACTGAACATCTGCTACCCGCAGGCATGGGGCAAGGAAGGCATCGAAGCCCGCCTGGCCTCGCTGTGCGCGGAAGCCGTGGATGCCGTGCGCTCGGGCTACAACATCCTGATCGTGTCGGACCGCCGCGTCGACGCGGAGCACGTGGCCATCCCCGCGCTGCTGGCAACGTCCGCCATCCACCACCACCTGGTGGACAAGGGCCTGCGTACCTCGGCCGGCCTGGTGGTGGAAACCGGCACGGCGCGCGAGGTGCATCACTTCGCGCTGCTGGCCGGCTACGGCGCCGAAGCCGTGCACCCGTACCTGGCGATGGAAACGCTGGCCGACATGGCACAAGGCCTGTCCGGCGATCTGTCGCCCGAGAAGGCGGTCAAGAACTTCGTCAAGGCGATCGGCAAGGGCCTGCAGAAGGTGATGTCCAAGATGGGCATCTCCACCTACATGTCGTACACGGGCGCGCAGATCTTCGAAGCCATCGGCCTGTCGCGCGAACTGGTGCAGAAGTACTTCCATGGCACCGCAACGAATGTCGAAGGCATCGGCATCTTCGAGGTGGCCGAGGAAGCGCTGCGCCTGCACCAGGACGCCTTTGGCGACAACCCGGTGCTGGACACCATGCTGGAGACCGGCGGCGAGTACGCCTACCGCGTTCGCGGCGAAGCGCATATGTGGACCCCGGACTCGGTGGCCAAGCTGCAGCACGCCGTGCGCGCCGACGACGGCAAGGGCGCGTACCAGACGTACAAGGAATACGCCAACATCATCAACGACCAGAGCCGCCGTCACATGACGCTGCGCGGCCTGTTCGAGTTCAAGGTCGATCCGACCCGCGCCATTGCGCTGGAAGAAGTGGAGCCGGCCAAGGAGATCGTCAAGCGCTTTGCCACCGGCGCCATGTCGCTGGGCTCGATCTCCACCGAAGCCCACGCCACGCTGGCCGTCGCGATGAACCGCATCGGCGGCAAGTCCAACACCGGTGAAGGCGGCGAGGACGCGAACCGCTACCGCAACGAGCTGCGCGGCATCCCCATCAAGCAAGGCGACACGCTGCAGGGCCTGCTGGGCTCCGAAGCCGTGGTGCGCGACCAGGAACTGCAGGCTGGCGACTCGCTGCGCTCGAAGATCAAGCAGGTGGCCTCTGGCCGTTTCGGCGTGACCGCCGAATACCTGGCGTCCGCCGACCAGATCCAGATCAAGATGGCACAGGGCGCCAAGCCTGGCGAAGGCGGCCAGCTGCCCGGCCACAAGGTCTCGGACTACATCGGCAAGCTGCGTTACTCGGTGCCGGGCGTGGGCCTGATCTCGCCGCCCCCGCACCATGACATCTACTCGATCGAAGATCTGGCGCAGCTGATCCACGACCTGAAGAACGTCAATCCGGCCTCCGATATCTCGGTCAAGCTCGTGTCCGAAGTGGGCGTGGGCACCGTGGCCGCGGGCGTGGCCAAGGCCAAGGCCGATCACGTGGTGATCGCCGGCCATGACGGCGGCACCGGCGCTTCGCCGCTGTCGTCGATCAAGCACGCCGGCACGCCGTGGGAGCTGGGCCTGGCCGAGACGCAGCAGACGCTGATGCTCAACGGCTTGCGCAACCGTATCCGCGTGCAGGCCGACGGCCAGATGAAGACCGGCCGCGACGTCGTCATCGGCGCGCTGCTGGGCGCCGACGAGTTCGGCTTCGCTACCGCACCGCTGGTGGCCGAAGGCTGCATCATGATGCGCAAGTGCCACCTGAACACCTGCCCGGTGGGCGTGGCGACGCAGGATCCGGCGCTGCGCGCGAAATTCCAGGGCAAGCCAGAGCACGTGGTGAACTTCTTCTTCTTCATCGCCGAAGAAGCCCGCGAGATCATGGCGCAACTGGGCATCCGCACGTTCGACGAGCTGATCGGCCGCGCCGACCTGCTCGACACCAAGCCCGGCATCGAGCACTGGAAGGCGCGCGGCCTTGATTTCAGCCGCGTGTTCTACCAGGCACCGTTCCCCGCCGAGGTGCCGCGCTTCCATACCGACGTGCAGGACCACGGCCTGTCGCTGGAAGCCGGCAAGGCGCTGGACCACGTGCTGATCGCCAAGGCACGCCCGGCCATCGACAAGGGTGAGCGCGTGTCGTTCATCCAGCCGGTGAAGAACGTCAACCGTACCGTCGGTGCGATGCTCTCGGGCGTGGTGGCCAAGCAGTACGGCCATGAAGGCCTGCCTGACGACACCATCCACATCCAGTTGCAAGGTACCGCCGGCCAGTCCTTCGGCGCGTTCCTGGCGCACGGCGTCACGCTGGACCTGGTGGGCGACGGCAACGACTACGTGGGCAAGGGCCTGTCCGGCGGCCGCGTGATCGTGCGCGCTCCGCATGAGTTCCGCGGCGACCCGACCCGCAACATCATCGTGGGCAACACCGTGCTGTACGGCGCGATTGCCGGCGAGGCCTTCTTCAATGGCGTGGCGGGCGAGCGCTTCGCGGTGCGCAACTCCGGCGCGGCCGCGGTGGTGGAAGGCACGGGCGACCATGGCTGCGAGTACATGACCGGCGGCACCGTGGTGGTGCTGGGCGGCACCGGGCGCAATTTCGCGGCCGGCATGTCGGGCGGCATGGCCTATGTCTACGACGAGGACGGCCTGTTCGACAAGCGCTGCAATACCTCGATGGTGGCACTGGAAACGGTGCTGGCCGCGGCAGACCAGGAGAAGGGCCAGTCGCCCGCTTCCTGGCACAAGGTGGGCGGCCAGCGCCAGCTTGACGAAGTCATCCTCAAGGGCTTGATCGAGCAGCATTTCCGCTTCACGGGCTCAGAGCGCGCCAAGGCATTGCTGGCCGACTGGACCACGGCACGCCGCAAGTTCGTCAAGGTCTTCCCGACCGAGTACAAGCGCGCACTGGGCGAGATGTACGCCAAGGAGCAGGAAGCGAAAGACAGCGACCGGGAAGCCATCGCCGCCTGA
- a CDS encoding transposase, translated as MARLPRFSPAALPALVLQRGNNRQPVFLGTDDYLHYLDCLRMAAREYDLAIHAYALRPNHVHLVATPRHADSLSLTMQAVGRRYARYFNRVADRTGTLWDGRFRSAVFDPAAWMLPAMQYVEGNAVRAGEVISAEGDRWSSYRHHAGIEASPFVSDHSAYWALGNTPFERQSNYRAVTAEGLSSMTLATLRSHAHSGWPLGDAAFLAQLERQGGRRVKPLPKGRPAGRSAMDRESEPDTA; from the coding sequence ATGGCCCGACTTCCTCGCTTCTCCCCGGCTGCGCTGCCGGCACTGGTGTTGCAACGCGGCAACAATCGTCAGCCCGTCTTCCTTGGCACCGACGACTACCTCCACTACCTGGACTGCCTGCGCATGGCCGCGCGCGAGTACGACCTGGCGATCCACGCCTACGCCTTGCGGCCGAATCATGTCCACCTCGTGGCGACCCCCCGGCATGCCGATTCGCTCAGCCTCACCATGCAAGCGGTAGGGCGCCGCTACGCGCGCTATTTCAACCGGGTCGCGGACCGTACGGGCACGCTATGGGATGGCCGCTTTCGCTCGGCGGTGTTCGATCCCGCTGCCTGGATGCTGCCGGCCATGCAGTACGTGGAGGGCAACGCCGTGCGTGCCGGCGAGGTGATCTCGGCCGAAGGGGATCGCTGGAGCAGCTATCGCCACCATGCCGGCATCGAGGCCAGCCCCTTTGTGAGCGATCACTCTGCGTACTGGGCGCTGGGCAATACGCCGTTCGAGCGCCAATCCAATTACCGTGCCGTCACCGCCGAAGGGCTGTCGTCGATGACGCTGGCCACACTTCGCAGCCACGCGCATAGCGGCTGGCCTCTGGGTGACGCGGCCTTCCTTGCGCAACTGGAGCGCCAGGGCGGGCGGCGCGTGAAGCCGTTGCCCAAGGGCCGCCCGGCGGGCCGATCCGCAATGGACAGGGAGTCCGAGCCGGATACGGCCTAG